In Artemia franciscana unplaced genomic scaffold, ASM3288406v1 Scaffold_7710, whole genome shotgun sequence, a single genomic region encodes these proteins:
- the LOC136043621 gene encoding delta and Notch-like epidermal growth factor-related receptor, translating to MVNLSRAFVHHLTSVTPAEILTPAGTIHALTMENVCLKMVSARYNCAEGFIWPACAHKNLCSPNPCKNDGKCAQINENIVCTCPPEYIDDFCELINPCIDVTCQNGRVCLVDGTNVACDCPTQFDGTFCEILNLCHSNPCKNGGECIIHQGNYSSSCPKGFKGNNCEILNICFNVTCENNGVCFNLNGVATYKCVGSHFGPICELDNPCYFHPCLNDGLCILSNDSHSCSCKAGFKGDLCQTQNECLNAICLNGGSCVEVDGTKNCHYLPDFQGETCEKADVCHNVSCLNGHY from the exons ATGGTGAATCTTTCACGTGCATTTGTACACCACCTTACATCGGTGACACCTGCAGAGATATTGACGCCTGCTGGAACCATTCATGCTCTAACAATGGAAAATGTGTGCCTGAAAATGGTCAG CGCCAGGTACAACTGTGCTGAAGGGTTTATTTGGCCAGCATGTGCTCATAAGAATCTGTGTAGCCCAAATCCATGTAAAAATGATGGAAAGTGTgctcaaataaatgaaaatattgtttgTACATGTCCGCCAGAATATATTGATGACTTTTGTGAATTAATTAACCCGTGTATAGATGTAACGTGTCAGAATGGAAGAGTTTGTCTCGTAGATGGCACCAATGTAGCTTGTGACTGTCCAACGCAATTTGATGGGACATTTTGTGAAATACTAAACCTATGTCACTCGAACCCCTGTAAAAATGGAGGTGAATGTATCATTCACCAGGGGAATTACTCCAGCTCTTGCCCAAAAGGATTTAAGGGTAATAATtgtgaaattttaaatatttgcttCAACGTCACGTGCGAAAACAATGGAGTATGCTTTAATTTAAACGGTGTTGCCACTTATAAATGTGTTGGAAGTCATTTTGGGCCTATTTGTGAACTAGATAACCCTTGTTATTTCCATCCATGTCTAAATGATGGTTTATGCATATTGAGTAATGATAGCCATTCGTGTTCATGCAAGGCAGGTTTTAAAGGAGATCTATGTCAAAcacaaaatgaatgcttgaaTGCAATATGCTTAAATGGTGGTTCTTGTGTAGAAgtagatggcaccaaaaattGTCACTATTTGCCTGACTTTCAAGGTGAAACCTGTGAAAAGGCTGACGTTTGCCACAATGTCAGCTGCTTGAACGGTcattat